In Serratia sp. FDAARGOS_506, a genomic segment contains:
- a CDS encoding MBL fold metallo-hydrolase encodes MFKKSLLTLAFTGVATLSTYATAADTLTMEVYNPGEKSVFPVSSEIVSGKHEVALIDAQFQRNDAEELVKKIKATGKKLTTVYISHSDPDFYFGLDVIKAAFPEAKIIASPGTIKDINATKDGKVAYWGPILKENAPKTVIVPQPLQGDSFTIDGQKVEVKGLNGPTPDRTFVWIPALKAVVGGVAVAGDNIHPWIADNQSVESRQHWQQTLKNIEALKPQVVVPGHFLPGAAQTLASVHFTQKYLTTLEAELPKAKDSAALIESMKKHYPTLKDESSLELSAKVLKGEMKWPQ; translated from the coding sequence ATGTTTAAGAAATCACTGTTAACTCTGGCCTTCACTGGCGTCGCCACCCTTAGCACCTATGCCACCGCTGCCGACACTCTGACCATGGAAGTGTATAACCCGGGCGAGAAAAGCGTGTTCCCGGTGTCTTCCGAAATCGTCAGCGGCAAACACGAAGTGGCGCTGATCGACGCGCAGTTCCAGCGTAACGATGCCGAAGAGCTGGTGAAAAAGATCAAGGCGACCGGCAAGAAACTGACCACCGTTTATATCAGCCACTCAGATCCGGATTTCTATTTCGGTCTGGACGTGATTAAGGCGGCCTTCCCGGAGGCGAAAATCATCGCTTCGCCAGGCACCATCAAAGACATCAACGCGACCAAAGACGGCAAAGTCGCCTATTGGGGCCCGATCCTGAAAGAGAACGCCCCAAAAACCGTGATTGTGCCGCAGCCGCTGCAGGGCGACAGCTTCACCATCGACGGGCAGAAAGTGGAAGTGAAAGGCCTGAACGGCCCGACCCCCGATCGCACCTTCGTGTGGATCCCGGCGCTGAAAGCGGTTGTGGGCGGTGTGGCCGTCGCCGGTGACAACATCCACCCGTGGATCGCAGACAACCAGAGCGTGGAATCGCGCCAGCACTGGCAGCAGACGCTGAAAAACATCGAAGCGCTGAAGCCGCAGGTCGTCGTGCCGGGCCACTTCCTGCCGGGCGCTGCGCAAACGCTGGCATCGGTGCACTTTACCCAGAAGTACCTGACTACGCTGGAAGCCGAGCTGCCGAAGGCCAAGGATTCCGCCGCGCTGATTGAATCGATGAAAAAGCATTATCCGACGCTGAAAGACGAGTCGAGCCTGGAACTGAGCGCGAAAGTGCTGAAAGGCGAGATGAAGTGGCCGCAATAA
- a CDS encoding LysR family transcriptional regulator: MDRITAAEVFVTIVDRGSMIAAAETLEMSRAMVTRYLAQMEQWAGARLLHRTTRKLSLTDAGERTLERCRQMLALAGEIDLVEEGQSDELRGLLRITCSQSLGQTALVGAVAQYLKRHPQVAVDLQMNNRAVNLVEERIDLALRITNELDPNLIARPLSTCASVVCAAPAYLAAHGTPRQPQDLALHNCLTYSYFGKSLWHFDAQGVKSAVAVSGNLSANESVVLMAGTVQGAGISMQPYYSAAPLLASGELVELLPDYRPQSMGIYGIYTSRRQMPATLRTMLDFLVEWFATDPQWQATLR; the protein is encoded by the coding sequence ATGGATCGCATTACCGCCGCTGAGGTTTTTGTCACCATCGTCGATCGCGGCAGCATGATCGCCGCCGCGGAAACGCTGGAGATGTCGCGCGCGATGGTGACGCGCTACCTGGCGCAGATGGAGCAATGGGCCGGGGCGCGTTTATTGCACCGCACTACCCGTAAGCTTAGTCTGACCGACGCCGGGGAGCGTACTCTGGAACGCTGTCGGCAAATGCTGGCGCTGGCAGGGGAGATAGACCTGGTGGAGGAAGGGCAGAGCGATGAGCTGCGCGGCCTGCTGCGCATCACCTGTTCGCAGTCGCTCGGGCAAACGGCGCTGGTGGGGGCCGTCGCCCAGTACCTGAAGCGTCACCCGCAGGTGGCGGTCGATCTGCAGATGAACAACCGGGCGGTGAACCTGGTGGAAGAGCGCATCGATCTGGCGCTGCGCATCACCAACGAGCTGGATCCCAACCTGATCGCCCGGCCGCTGTCCACCTGCGCGTCGGTGGTGTGCGCTGCGCCGGCGTATCTGGCGGCGCACGGCACCCCGCGCCAGCCGCAGGATCTGGCGTTGCACAATTGCCTGACCTACTCCTATTTCGGCAAAAGCCTGTGGCACTTCGACGCTCAGGGGGTGAAATCGGCGGTGGCGGTCAGCGGCAACCTGAGCGCCAACGAGTCGGTGGTGCTGATGGCCGGCACGGTGCAGGGGGCGGGCATTTCCATGCAGCCCTATTATTCGGCGGCGCCGCTGCTGGCCAGCGGCGAACTGGTCGAGCTGTTGCCGGATTATCGGCCGCAGTCGATGGGCATCTACGGCATCTATACCTCACGCCGCCAGATGCCCGCTACCTTGCGCACCATGCTGGACTTTCTGGTGGAGTGGTTCGCCACCGATCCGCAATGGCAGGCGACGCTGCGCTAA